Proteins encoded by one window of Streptomyces sp. NBC_01571:
- a CDS encoding amino acid ABC transporter permease, with the protein MNVLTDNFSTFAEGFLGTVELTVYASVLALLLGFLMASFRVAPVASLRVLGTAWVAVLRNTPLTLLFFAVLLGLPRFGLVLPFQVFAVLALGCYTSAFICEALRAGINTVPREQGEAARSLGMTFRQTLSLVVLPQAFRSVIPPIGSTLIALAKNSAIAGAFSVTELLGTYKTLSELGYNIVWTFVWIAVGYLIITLAISAIFNVLEKRWGVAR; encoded by the coding sequence GTGAACGTACTGACAGACAACTTCTCCACCTTCGCCGAGGGCTTCCTCGGCACGGTCGAACTCACCGTCTACGCATCGGTGCTGGCGCTTCTGCTGGGCTTCCTGATGGCCTCGTTCAGGGTCGCGCCGGTCGCCTCCCTGCGGGTCCTCGGCACGGCCTGGGTGGCCGTGCTGCGCAACACCCCGCTCACTCTGCTGTTCTTCGCGGTCCTGCTCGGCCTGCCGCGCTTCGGACTCGTGCTGCCCTTCCAGGTGTTCGCGGTCCTGGCACTCGGCTGCTACACCTCGGCGTTCATCTGCGAGGCGCTGCGGGCCGGCATCAACACCGTGCCCAGGGAACAGGGCGAGGCGGCCCGCAGCCTCGGCATGACGTTCCGGCAGACGCTCTCGCTCGTGGTCCTGCCGCAGGCCTTCCGCTCCGTGATCCCGCCGATCGGCTCCACCCTCATCGCGCTCGCCAAGAACTCCGCCATCGCCGGGGCGTTCAGCGTCACCGAACTGCTCGGCACCTACAAGACCCTCAGCGAGCTCGGCTACAACATCGTCTGGACCTTCGTCTGGATCGCCGTCGGGTACCTGATCATCACCCTCGCCATCAGCGCGATCTTCAATGTCCTCGAAAAGCGCTGGGGAGTCGCCCGATGA
- a CDS encoding exodeoxyribonuclease III, with product MRIATWNVNSITARLPRLLAWLESSGTDVLCLQEAKVAAEQFPVDELRELGYEAAVHATGRWNGVAVLSRVGLEDVVRGLPGGPGYEGVEEPRAVSATCGPVRVWSVYVPNGREVGHPHYAYKLQWFEALKAAVAGDAAGSRPFAVLGDYNVAPTDDDVWDISLFDGATHVTPAERAALTSLRETGLSDVVPRPLKYDHPFTYWDYRQLGFPKNRGMRIDLVYGNEAFSKAVGDAYVDREERKGKGASDHAPVVVDLDV from the coding sequence ATGCGCATCGCGACCTGGAACGTGAACTCGATCACCGCCCGCCTCCCCAGGCTGCTGGCCTGGCTGGAGAGCAGCGGCACGGACGTGCTGTGCCTCCAGGAGGCCAAGGTCGCCGCCGAGCAGTTCCCCGTCGACGAGCTGCGCGAGCTGGGCTACGAGGCGGCCGTGCACGCGACCGGCCGGTGGAACGGCGTGGCGGTGCTCTCGCGCGTAGGCCTGGAGGACGTCGTCAGGGGACTGCCGGGCGGCCCCGGCTATGAGGGCGTCGAAGAACCCCGGGCCGTCTCCGCGACCTGCGGCCCGGTCCGCGTCTGGTCGGTGTACGTGCCGAACGGCCGCGAGGTGGGCCACCCCCACTACGCGTACAAACTCCAGTGGTTCGAGGCCCTCAAGGCGGCGGTCGCGGGCGACGCGGCGGGCAGCAGGCCGTTCGCCGTCCTCGGGGACTACAACGTGGCGCCGACGGACGACGACGTCTGGGACATCTCCCTGTTCGACGGTGCCACGCACGTCACCCCGGCCGAGCGCGCCGCCCTGACCTCGCTGCGCGAGACGGGCCTGTCGGACGTGGTCCCTCGCCCCCTCAAGTACGACCACCCGTTCACCTACTGGGACTACCGCCAGCTCGGCTTCCCCAAGAACCGGGGCATGCGCATCGACCTGGTGTACGGCAACGAGGCGTTCTCCAAAGCCGTCGGCGACGCGTACGTCGACCGTGAGGAGCGCAAGGGCAAGGGGGCCTCGGACCACGCGCCCGTCGTGGTGGACCTCGACGTGTGA
- a CDS encoding DUF6278 family protein — protein sequence MNIPFLGTWRKKHGLAFGVAVFTEGDHDPAGIAELLAECELLRSQAHQAGVELDDSATSLEALDQLLPRWRDDEESLPWLGNDAGLYLGSVIVRTVSGAAWEIWPNGQPVVRLTSGREIDVVASGHTWASSGAPELSQLYAEVSEG from the coding sequence ATGAACATCCCTTTTTTGGGCACCTGGCGCAAGAAGCACGGTCTCGCCTTCGGGGTGGCCGTGTTCACCGAAGGCGACCACGATCCGGCGGGTATCGCCGAACTCCTCGCCGAGTGCGAGCTGCTGCGCTCGCAGGCGCATCAGGCGGGTGTCGAACTCGACGACTCCGCCACCTCCTTGGAGGCGCTGGACCAGCTGCTGCCGCGCTGGCGCGACGACGAGGAGAGCCTGCCCTGGCTCGGCAACGACGCGGGCCTCTACCTCGGTTCGGTCATCGTGCGCACGGTCTCCGGCGCTGCCTGGGAGATCTGGCCCAACGGCCAGCCGGTCGTACGACTGACCTCCGGCCGCGAGATCGACGTCGTCGCCTCCGGTCACACCTGGGCCTCCAGCGGTGCTCCCGAGCTGTCCCAGCTGTACGCGGAGGTGTCGGAGGGGTGA
- a CDS encoding MBL fold metallo-hydrolase: MKLTKKSHACIRLEKDGRALVIDPGVFSEEDAAVGADAILITHEHPDHFDEERLRAGLEAAPAAEVWTLKSVADRLSAAFPGRVHTVGHGDTFTAAGFDVQVHGELHAVIHPDIPRITNVGYLVDGGRVFHPGDALTVPDLPVETLMLPVMAPWNKIAEVIEYVREVKPQRAYDIHDALLTDLARPIYDHQIGALGGAEHLRLAPGTSAEV; the protein is encoded by the coding sequence ATGAAGCTCACGAAGAAGTCGCATGCCTGCATCCGTCTGGAGAAGGACGGGCGCGCGCTCGTCATCGACCCGGGCGTCTTCAGCGAGGAGGACGCGGCCGTCGGCGCGGACGCGATCCTGATCACGCACGAGCACCCCGACCACTTCGACGAGGAGCGGCTGCGGGCCGGCCTGGAGGCGGCCCCCGCGGCCGAGGTCTGGACCCTGAAGTCGGTCGCGGACCGGCTCTCCGCCGCCTTCCCGGGCCGGGTGCACACCGTCGGCCACGGCGACACGTTCACCGCCGCGGGCTTCGATGTCCAGGTGCACGGCGAACTGCACGCCGTGATCCACCCGGACATCCCGCGCATCACGAACGTCGGCTATCTCGTCGACGGCGGCCGCGTCTTCCACCCGGGCGACGCCCTCACCGTCCCCGACCTGCCGGTCGAGACGCTGATGCTCCCGGTGATGGCCCCGTGGAACAAGATCGCCGAGGTCATCGAGTACGTCCGCGAGGTCAAGCCCCAGCGCGCGTACGACATCCACGACGCCCTGCTCACGGATCTCGCCCGCCCGATCTACGACCACCAGATCGGCGCCCTGGGCGGCGCCGAGCACCTGCGGCTCGCGCCGGGGACGTCGGCGGAGGTCTGA
- the pcaC gene encoding 4-carboxymuconolactone decarboxylase, protein MSETPPNTLQYRFDGPEDAPVLILGPSLGTTWHMWDRQIPELAKNWRIFRFDLPGHGGAPAYPAGSFAELAGRLLATLDGLGVQRFGYAGCAFGGALGIQLALRHPERIASLAVIAASPRFGSADEFRQRGVIVRTNGLDPIARTSPERWFTGGFAAAQPAITEWAVQMVRTTDPGCYIAACEALAAFDIRAELGRIGVPTLVLVGSDDQVTGPAEARTLVAGIPDARLAVVPGASHLVPVEQPAAVTDLLVRHFSTAWQPAYDSSTGQVAIPAAPVKPALTTPPPLAPVAEIAPPVLAQPGILGRPDPYDAGIKVRREVLGDAHVDRALASADAFSTDFQEFVTRYAWGEIWDRPGLDRRSRSCVTLTALVAGGHLDELAFHTRAALRNGLTPVEIKEVLLQAAVYCGVPAANSAFRVAQAVIREETTPQE, encoded by the coding sequence GTGAGCGAGACACCACCGAACACCCTGCAATACCGCTTTGACGGGCCGGAAGACGCCCCGGTCCTGATCCTGGGCCCCTCACTGGGTACCACCTGGCACATGTGGGACCGGCAGATCCCCGAGCTGGCGAAGAACTGGCGGATCTTCCGCTTCGACCTGCCGGGCCACGGCGGGGCCCCCGCCTATCCCGCGGGTTCGTTCGCCGAACTCGCGGGGCGGCTGCTCGCCACACTCGACGGGCTCGGGGTGCAGCGCTTCGGCTACGCGGGCTGCGCGTTCGGCGGGGCCCTCGGGATCCAACTGGCCCTGCGCCACCCGGAGCGGATCGCCTCCCTCGCGGTGATCGCCGCCTCGCCCCGCTTCGGATCGGCCGACGAGTTCCGCCAGCGCGGCGTGATCGTGCGGACCAACGGACTCGACCCCATCGCCCGCACCTCGCCCGAGCGCTGGTTCACGGGCGGGTTCGCCGCGGCCCAGCCGGCCATCACCGAGTGGGCCGTGCAGATGGTGCGCACCACCGACCCCGGGTGCTACATCGCCGCCTGCGAGGCGCTCGCCGCGTTCGACATACGGGCCGAACTGGGCCGGATCGGTGTCCCCACCCTCGTGCTCGTGGGCTCCGACGACCAGGTCACCGGGCCCGCCGAGGCCCGCACACTGGTCGCCGGGATCCCGGACGCCCGGCTCGCGGTCGTGCCCGGTGCCTCGCACCTGGTCCCGGTGGAGCAGCCCGCCGCGGTCACCGACCTGCTGGTACGGCACTTCTCCACCGCCTGGCAACCCGCCTACGACTCGTCGACCGGCCAGGTGGCGATCCCGGCGGCCCCGGTGAAGCCGGCGCTCACCACGCCCCCGCCCCTCGCGCCCGTCGCCGAGATCGCCCCGCCCGTCCTCGCCCAGCCCGGGATCCTGGGCAGGCCCGACCCGTACGACGCGGGGATCAAGGTCCGCCGCGAGGTGCTCGGCGACGCGCACGTCGACCGGGCGCTGGCCTCGGCGGACGCCTTCTCCACGGACTTCCAGGAGTTCGTCACCCGATACGCCTGGGGCGAGATCTGGGACCGGCCGGGCCTCGACCGGCGCTCGCGCAGCTGTGTCACGCTCACCGCGCTGGTCGCGGGCGGCCACCTCGACGAACTCGCCTTTCACACCCGTGCCGCCCTCCGCAACGGCCTCACCCCGGTCGAGATCAAGGAAGTGCTCCTCCAGGCGGCGGTGTACTGCGGTGTCCCGGCCGCGAACAGCGCTTTCAGGGTGGCGCAGGCGGTGATCCGGGAGGAGACCACGCCCCAGGAGTGA
- the ggt gene encoding gamma-glutamyltransferase, with protein MRRPVARNLAVLAVSAAVVSVGAAAPPGAGKATVSAVGGASPKVPVAVGYGGAVASVDADASAAGIEVLRKGGNAVDAAVATAAALGVTEPYSSGVGGGGYFVYYDAKSRTVHTIDGRETAPLSADSGLFLENGKPLAFADAVTSGLSVGTPGTPATWQTALDSWGSRRLSSVLKPAERIARDGFTVDATFRSQTESNEARFRNFPDTAKLFLPGGSLPAVGSTFTNPDLARTYEELGRKGVGAIYHGDLGEDIVATVNKPPVETGSGYNARPGKLSLRDLAAYRAKKQAPTETAYRGRKVYTIAPSSSGGTTVGEALNILERTDLSKASDVQYLHHYIEASRIAFADRGRWVGDPAFEHVPTKELLSQKYADSRACLVKDDAVLTSPLAPGDPRHPAACSTAGTAAPTTYEGENTTHLTVADKWGDVVSYTLTIEQTGGSGITVPGRGFLLNNELTDFSFTPASPAVHDPNLPGPGKRPRSSISPTIVLDRHDQPVVALGSPGGATIITTVLQTLTGFLDRGLPLVDAIAAPRASQRNAAQTELEPGLYDSALRTRLEALGHSFKPNPEIGAATGVQRLPNGKWLAAAETVRRGGGSAMVVRPAS; from the coding sequence ATGCGTCGCCCTGTTGCGCGGAATCTGGCGGTCTTGGCGGTTTCGGCCGCGGTGGTCTCGGTCGGTGCGGCCGCGCCTCCCGGCGCCGGGAAGGCGACCGTGTCCGCCGTCGGCGGCGCGTCGCCGAAGGTGCCGGTCGCCGTCGGGTACGGCGGCGCCGTGGCGAGCGTCGACGCCGACGCCTCCGCCGCGGGTATAGAGGTCCTCAGGAAGGGCGGCAACGCGGTGGACGCGGCGGTCGCCACGGCCGCGGCCCTCGGTGTCACCGAGCCCTACTCCTCCGGCGTGGGCGGAGGCGGCTACTTCGTCTACTACGACGCCAAGTCCCGTACGGTGCACACGATCGACGGCCGTGAGACGGCGCCGCTGAGCGCCGACTCGGGGCTGTTCCTGGAGAACGGCAAGCCGCTCGCCTTCGCGGACGCCGTCACCAGCGGACTGAGCGTCGGTACGCCGGGCACGCCCGCGACCTGGCAGACGGCGCTGGACAGCTGGGGCAGCAGGCGGCTGAGCAGCGTCCTCAAGCCCGCGGAACGGATCGCGCGCGACGGCTTCACGGTCGACGCGACCTTCCGCTCCCAGACGGAGTCCAACGAGGCCCGCTTCAGGAACTTCCCGGACACCGCCAAGCTGTTCCTGCCCGGCGGCTCGCTCCCGGCGGTCGGCTCGACCTTCACCAACCCCGACCTCGCCCGCACCTACGAGGAGTTGGGTCGCAAGGGCGTCGGCGCGATCTACCACGGCGACCTCGGCGAGGACATCGTCGCCACCGTGAACAAGCCGCCGGTGGAGACCGGTTCCGGCTACAACGCCCGGCCCGGAAAGCTGTCGCTCAGGGACCTGGCCGCCTACCGGGCGAAGAAGCAGGCGCCGACGGAGACGGCGTACCGCGGCCGGAAGGTCTACACGATCGCGCCCTCCTCGTCCGGTGGCACGACGGTCGGCGAGGCCCTCAACATCCTGGAGCGGACCGACCTCTCCAAGGCGAGCGACGTGCAGTACCTGCACCACTACATCGAGGCCAGCCGGATCGCATTCGCCGACCGGGGGCGCTGGGTCGGCGACCCGGCCTTCGAGCACGTACCCACGAAGGAACTGCTGTCGCAGAAGTACGCCGACTCCCGCGCGTGCCTCGTCAAGGACGACGCGGTGCTGACCAGTCCGCTCGCGCCGGGCGACCCGCGCCACCCGGCGGCCTGCTCCACCGCGGGGACCGCCGCCCCGACGACGTACGAGGGTGAGAACACCACGCACCTCACGGTCGCCGACAAGTGGGGTGACGTCGTCTCGTACACGCTGACCATCGAGCAGACCGGCGGCAGCGGCATCACCGTCCCGGGCCGCGGCTTCCTCCTCAACAACGAGTTGACGGACTTCTCCTTCACCCCGGCCAGTCCGGCCGTGCACGACCCGAACCTGCCCGGCCCCGGCAAGCGGCCGCGCTCGTCGATCTCGCCGACGATCGTGCTGGACCGGCACGACCAGCCGGTGGTGGCGCTCGGTTCGCCGGGCGGCGCCACCATCATCACCACCGTGCTGCAGACGCTCACCGGATTCCTGGACCGCGGGCTGCCGCTCGTCGACGCGATCGCCGCGCCGCGGGCCAGCCAGCGCAACGCGGCACAGACGGAACTCGAACCGGGCCTGTACGACAGCGCGCTCAGGACCCGGCTGGAGGCGCTCGGACACTCCTTCAAGCCCAACCCCGAGATCGGCGCGGCGACGGGCGTCCAGCGCCTTCCGAACGGCAAGTGGCTGGCCGCGGCGGAGACGGTACGGCGCGGGGGCGGATCGGCGATGGTGGTGCGTCCCGCGTCCTAA
- a CDS encoding amino acid ABC transporter permease yields MYGVVSTVLILALIGWVLYLLFDTGQFTHTKWMPFEYKGIQELLLRGLGNTLKAFALAAVFSLALGAVLATGRLSDHGPVRWISTLVVEFFRAMPVLVMIFFIFVALKVQPLPALVAGLTLYNGSVLAEVFRSGVNSVDRGQREAAFALGMRKTQVMSHVLVPQAVRAMLPAIISQLVVALKDTSLGFLITYEEFLHAGKLIASNLDYDLPFIPVVMVISPIYIGMCMLLSWFAQRVSRWERRSPKTEAVKVAPAEPGTLLPGGGLPPTAPRP; encoded by the coding sequence ATGTACGGGGTCGTGTCCACCGTCCTGATCCTCGCCCTGATCGGCTGGGTCCTCTATCTCCTGTTCGACACCGGCCAGTTCACGCACACCAAGTGGATGCCCTTCGAGTACAAGGGCATCCAGGAACTTCTGCTGCGGGGACTGGGCAACACGCTCAAGGCCTTCGCGCTGGCCGCCGTGTTCTCGCTGGCGCTGGGCGCGGTGCTCGCCACGGGACGCCTCTCCGACCATGGCCCGGTGCGCTGGATCTCGACACTGGTCGTCGAGTTCTTCCGCGCCATGCCCGTGCTGGTGATGATCTTCTTCATCTTCGTGGCGCTGAAGGTGCAGCCGCTGCCCGCGCTGGTGGCGGGACTGACGCTCTACAACGGCTCGGTGCTCGCCGAGGTCTTCCGCTCCGGCGTCAACTCCGTCGACCGCGGGCAGCGGGAGGCCGCGTTCGCGCTCGGCATGCGCAAGACCCAGGTCATGTCCCATGTCCTCGTACCGCAGGCCGTACGGGCCATGCTGCCCGCCATCATCAGCCAGCTGGTGGTGGCGTTGAAGGACACCTCGCTCGGTTTTCTCATCACCTATGAGGAGTTCCTCCACGCCGGGAAACTGATCGCGTCCAACCTCGACTACGATTTGCCGTTCATCCCCGTGGTGATGGTGATCTCGCCGATCTACATCGGGATGTGCATGCTGCTCTCCTGGTTCGCCCAGCGGGTGTCCCGGTGGGAGCGGCGCAGTCCCAAGACCGAGGCCGTGAAGGTGGCACCGGCCGAACCAGGGACGCTGCTGCCGGGTGGGGGGCTTCCCCCCACCGCCCCGAGACCGTAG
- a CDS encoding CocE/NonD family hydrolase — protein MGLHRHALRTTAVGAVSAALITGGTLGLAPTARAATGGVRFVDITGDGGTVLKGNVVTPSDADGTRTYPLIVLPTSWGLPQVEYLAQARRLADSGYVVVGYNVRGFWQSGGEIEVAGPPDVADTSKVIDWALANTPADARRIGVAGVSYGAGISLLAAEHDKRIKAVAALSGWADLIDSIYSGRTQHSQATALLGGVGALTGRPSAELRQTLEGFFSSDLSKEQEMIAWGRKRSPETYVDQLDKNRPAVFMANAWGDTIFPPNQYARFYEELTGPKRLEFRPGDHATAELPGLFGVPNDVWTDTGRWFDHYLRGEDNGIDREQPVQLKSRSTGGYEGYPDWKSVGATTRKIALAGTTTIHTNVDSGADGGIIFLSSVLDQLARVPPTAAIPLLPRRWAAVWQSERYASAQQVRGTARLHTTLTPTKESGTLVAYLYDVGPLGLGKLVSNAPYTFHGQTPGKPFGVDLDLYSTAYDVPAGHRLALVVDTVDPLYIEHNPSGAQLTFSSPANDPSYVSIPLREQ, from the coding sequence GTGGGACTCCATCGCCATGCCCTGCGCACGACCGCCGTGGGTGCCGTCTCGGCGGCCCTGATCACCGGCGGCACCCTCGGGCTCGCCCCCACCGCCCGGGCGGCCACGGGCGGCGTCCGCTTCGTCGACATCACCGGGGACGGTGGCACGGTTCTCAAGGGCAACGTCGTCACCCCCTCGGACGCCGACGGCACCCGCACCTACCCGCTCATCGTGCTGCCCACGAGCTGGGGTCTGCCCCAGGTCGAGTACCTCGCGCAGGCCCGGAGACTCGCCGACTCCGGCTACGTGGTGGTCGGTTACAACGTCCGCGGCTTCTGGCAGTCCGGCGGCGAGATAGAAGTGGCGGGGCCGCCCGACGTGGCCGACACCTCCAAAGTGATCGACTGGGCGCTCGCCAACACCCCCGCCGACGCGCGGCGGATCGGTGTGGCCGGTGTCTCGTACGGCGCCGGGATCAGCCTGCTGGCCGCCGAGCACGACAAGCGGATCAAGGCGGTCGCCGCGCTCAGCGGCTGGGCCGATCTCATCGACTCGATCTACTCGGGCCGCACCCAGCACAGCCAGGCCACCGCGCTGCTCGGCGGCGTCGGCGCCCTCACCGGCCGCCCCAGCGCCGAACTCCGTCAGACCCTGGAGGGCTTCTTCTCCTCGGACCTCTCGAAGGAACAGGAGATGATCGCCTGGGGGAGGAAACGTTCCCCCGAGACCTACGTCGACCAGCTCGACAAGAACAGGCCGGCCGTCTTCATGGCCAACGCCTGGGGCGACACGATCTTCCCGCCCAACCAGTACGCCCGCTTCTACGAGGAGCTGACCGGACCCAAGCGTCTGGAGTTCCGCCCCGGCGACCACGCCACCGCCGAGCTGCCCGGTCTGTTCGGTGTCCCCAACGACGTGTGGACGGACACCGGCCGCTGGTTCGACCACTACCTCAGGGGCGAGGACAACGGAATCGACCGCGAGCAGCCGGTCCAGCTCAAGTCCCGCTCCACCGGCGGCTACGAGGGCTACCCGGACTGGAAGTCGGTCGGCGCCACCACGAGGAAGATCGCGCTGGCGGGCACCACCACGATCCACACGAACGTCGACTCGGGCGCGGACGGCGGGATCATCTTCCTCTCCAGCGTCCTGGACCAGCTGGCGCGGGTCCCCCCGACGGCCGCCATCCCGCTGCTGCCGCGCCGCTGGGCGGCCGTCTGGCAGTCGGAGCGGTACGCGAGCGCCCAGCAGGTGCGCGGCACCGCCCGGCTGCACACCACCCTCACCCCGACCAAGGAGAGCGGCACCCTCGTCGCCTATCTCTACGACGTGGGGCCGCTCGGCCTCGGCAAGCTGGTCAGCAACGCGCCGTACACCTTCCACGGGCAGACGCCCGGCAAGCCGTTCGGCGTCGACCTGGACCTGTACTCCACGGCCTACGACGTCCCGGCAGGGCACCGGCTCGCCCTGGTCGTCGACACGGTCGACCCGCTCTACATCGAGCACAACCCGTCCGGCGCGCAGCTGACCTTCTCCTCACCGGCGAACGACCCGTCCTACGTGTCGATTCCCCTGCGCGAGCAGTGA
- a CDS encoding amino acid ABC transporter ATP-binding protein, protein MAVDPLIELQGVNKYFGELHVLQDIDLTVAKGEVVVVIGPSGSGKSTLCRTINRLETVQSGVIRLDGRPLPDEGRALAGLRAEVGMVFQSFNLFAHKTVLQNVSLAQIKVRGRKKEEADRRSRELLDRVGLAAQAPKYPAQLSGGQQQRVAIARALAMDPKALLFDEPTSALDPEMINEVLEVMQQLARDGMTMVVVTHEMGFARSAANRVVFMSDGRIVEDRAPEEFFTNPRSDRAKDFLSKILKH, encoded by the coding sequence ATGGCTGTCGATCCTCTGATCGAACTGCAGGGCGTGAACAAGTACTTCGGCGAGCTGCATGTCCTGCAGGACATCGACCTCACCGTCGCCAAGGGGGAGGTGGTCGTCGTCATCGGCCCGTCGGGGTCGGGCAAGTCGACGCTGTGCCGAACGATCAACCGGCTGGAGACCGTCCAGTCGGGGGTCATCAGGCTGGACGGCCGGCCGCTGCCGGACGAGGGCAGGGCGCTCGCCGGGCTCCGTGCCGAGGTCGGGATGGTCTTCCAGTCCTTCAACCTCTTCGCGCACAAGACGGTCCTGCAGAACGTCTCGCTCGCCCAGATCAAGGTCCGCGGCCGCAAGAAGGAGGAGGCGGACCGGCGCTCCCGTGAACTCCTGGACCGCGTGGGCCTCGCCGCGCAGGCCCCCAAGTATCCGGCACAGCTCTCCGGCGGCCAGCAACAGCGCGTCGCCATCGCCCGCGCCCTCGCCATGGACCCCAAGGCACTGCTGTTCGACGAACCGACGTCGGCCCTCGACCCGGAGATGATCAACGAGGTGCTGGAGGTCATGCAGCAGCTCGCGCGCGACGGCATGACCATGGTCGTCGTCACCCACGAGATGGGCTTCGCGCGCTCCGCCGCCAACCGTGTCGTCTTCATGTCCGACGGCCGCATCGTCGAGGACCGCGCCCCCGAGGAGTTCTTCACCAACCCGCGCAGCGACCGCGCCAAGGACTTCCTCTCCAAGATCCTCAAGCACTGA
- a CDS encoding DUF6381 family protein, translating into MSATDPSRDSAQQMRQKAQKMEEAAQSASDPQEREKLQAKARKLREQSQQQGGASEGLDPMI; encoded by the coding sequence ATGAGCGCAACAGACCCGTCCCGCGACTCTGCCCAGCAGATGCGTCAGAAGGCCCAGAAGATGGAAGAGGCCGCCCAGAGCGCCTCCGACCCCCAGGAGCGCGAGAAGCTGCAGGCCAAGGCCCGCAAGCTGCGCGAGCAGAGCCAGCAGCAGGGCGGTGCGTCCGAGGGTCTTGACCCCATGATCTGA
- a CDS encoding DUF5133 domain-containing protein, giving the protein MILPAERELRAVLARFAQTRIDHDVRPTGRTSRALDDVTYTLCVMTGARTAEQALLAADALLERYGTDREGGTQADETLAA; this is encoded by the coding sequence ATGATCCTTCCGGCGGAGAGGGAACTGCGCGCGGTACTGGCCCGGTTCGCGCAGACGCGCATCGATCACGATGTCCGCCCCACCGGCCGTACCAGCCGGGCACTGGACGACGTGACGTACACGCTGTGCGTGATGACCGGGGCCCGGACGGCGGAGCAGGCTCTGCTGGCAGCGGACGCCCTGCTGGAGCGGTACGGCACCGACCGTGAGGGCGGCACGCAGGCGGACGAGACGCTGGCCGCGTAG
- a CDS encoding glutamate ABC transporter substrate-binding protein — MFRTTRVRLALVAITALLATVSGCGKEGSPPTKGPAAEKLPTYEVAKGFELPDSPTWERARKRGYLNVGVKEDQPYLGERDPATGTYAGFDIEIARMMAASLGFDPKTVNFRTVASANRETALQNGQIDYYVGTYTINDLRKRLVGFAGPYYMAGQSLLVRRDENDIHGPQDLAGKRVCSAAGSTPYQRIRTDYPRATLVAYDTYSVCVDNLLTYQVDAVTTDDAILIGYAAKVPDELKVVGKPFSKEPYGIGVPRGDNALRYALDDALEAREKNGDWKRAYEATLGLSGVPAPAPPAIDRYPAS; from the coding sequence ATGTTCCGTACCACACGTGTGCGCCTCGCCCTGGTGGCGATCACCGCGCTGCTCGCCACCGTCTCCGGCTGCGGCAAGGAGGGCAGCCCGCCCACCAAGGGACCGGCCGCCGAGAAGCTGCCCACCTACGAGGTCGCGAAGGGCTTCGAGCTCCCCGACTCGCCCACCTGGGAACGGGCGCGGAAGCGCGGCTACTTGAACGTCGGCGTCAAGGAGGACCAGCCGTACCTGGGCGAGAGGGACCCGGCGACCGGCACGTACGCCGGCTTCGACATCGAGATCGCCAGGATGATGGCGGCCTCACTCGGCTTCGACCCGAAGACCGTCAACTTCAGGACGGTCGCCTCGGCCAACCGCGAAACCGCCCTGCAGAACGGCCAGATCGACTACTACGTCGGCACCTACACCATCAACGACCTGCGCAAGAGGCTCGTCGGCTTCGCGGGCCCGTACTACATGGCCGGCCAGTCCCTGCTGGTCCGCAGGGACGAGAACGACATCCACGGACCCCAGGACCTGGCCGGCAAACGCGTCTGCTCGGCGGCCGGTTCGACGCCGTACCAGCGCATCAGAACGGACTACCCGAGGGCCACACTCGTCGCCTACGACACCTACTCGGTCTGCGTCGACAACCTGCTCACCTACCAGGTCGACGCCGTCACCACCGACGACGCGATCCTGATCGGCTACGCGGCGAAGGTCCCCGACGAACTCAAGGTCGTCGGCAAGCCGTTCTCCAAGGAGCCCTACGGCATCGGTGTCCCGCGCGGGGACAACGCGTTGCGCTACGCACTCGACGACGCGCTGGAGGCCCGGGAGAAGAACGGCGACTGGAAGAGGGCGTACGAGGCGACGCTCGGGCTCTCCGGAGTACCCGCGCCCGCCCCGCCCGCCATCGACCGCTACCCGGCGAGCTGA
- a CDS encoding CsbD family protein, with the protein MAADEKAQAKGEQAEGKVKKVVGGAVGNESLKAEGHTEESKGDLRAAKEKAKDAIKPK; encoded by the coding sequence GTGGCTGCGGACGAGAAGGCTCAGGCCAAGGGCGAGCAGGCCGAGGGCAAGGTCAAGAAGGTCGTCGGTGGTGCGGTCGGCAACGAGTCCCTGAAGGCTGAGGGGCACACCGAGGAGTCCAAGGGTGACCTGCGCGCGGCCAAGGAAAAGGCCAAGGACGCCATCAAGCCCAAGTAG